The nucleotide sequence GCGGGTCCCACCAACCCGCTGACGGGTGAGCCGGTGGACACCCTGGAGCTCCTCCGCTCGGCACGGGAGCTGGGCAACCTGGGACTGGGCCACACCACCCTGGTGGTGGTGGCCACCGACGCGCGGCTGACCAAGGAAGAGGCGAACAAGGTGGCAGAGATGGCCCACGACGGGCTGGCCCGGGCCATCGTCCCCGTTCACACCCTGTTCGACGGCGACACCGTCTTCGCGCTCTCGACCGGGGATCGGGCGGCCGCGGTCTCGGTGGTGGGCGCTCTGGCCGCGCGGGCGACGGAGCTCGCGATCCTGCGAGCCGTGCGGACAGCCCGGCCTGCGGGAGGTTTGCGGGCCGCCGAGCCGGCGGAGGGCTAGGCGCCGCTCCGCGCGCGGGGTTAGACTCAGGGGAAGCGGCGGCCATCCGCGACGCCGGCGGGTCCGCGGGCTCTCGCGGCGCCGGGTCGACACCGCCAGGAGGGGTCGGGCGACATGGTCGAGATGGTCGTCCTCAACGTGGGGGCGCTCAACGGCGAGCCGGACCAGCATCTCATGCTCCTGCAGGAGGTGAAGGGGAACCGGCTGCTGGCCATCAACATCGGCAGCGCCGAAGCCGCCTCCATCGCACTGGCTCTCCGGGAGATCGAGGTGCCGCGACCGCAGACGCACGACCTCCTGGCCACACTGATCCGCCGGCTGCAAGCACGCCTGATCCGCGTCATCATCCACGACCTCCGCGACGATACCTTCTACGCCCAGCTGGACCTCGACACGGAGCAGGGGGTGCAGGAGATCGACTGCCGGCCCAGCGACGCGGTGGCGCTGGCCGCGCGGACCGGGGCGCCGATCCTGGTGAGCGAGGCGGTCCTGGAGAAAGCGGCCTTTGTGGCTCCGGAGAGAGGCCAACAAGAGGAGTGAGAGCGAGACCCGGCCGGCGGCCGTGCGCGGGCCGCGCATGGGTCGCGTGCGTGGCCGCCGCCTCGTCGCCTCGATCTTCCCGGAAGGAAGGGACACCTTGAAGCACGTGGTCAGTGTCAGCCTGGGATCCTCGACCCGCGACCACCGGGTGGAGGTGGAGCTGCTCGGCGAGCGCTTTCTCGTCGAGCGCCGCGGCACCGACGGCGACATGGCCCGCGCGGTGGCCCTCATCCGCGAGCTGGACGGTCGCGTCGACTG is from Bacillota bacterium and encodes:
- a CDS encoding bifunctional nuclease family protein, whose product is MVEMVVLNVGALNGEPDQHLMLLQEVKGNRLLAINIGSAEAASIALALREIEVPRPQTHDLLATLIRRLQARLIRVIIHDLRDDTFYAQLDLDTEQGVQEIDCRPSDAVALAARTGAPILVSEAVLEKAAFVAPERGQQEE